The following are from one region of the Gloeomargarita lithophora Alchichica-D10 genome:
- a CDS encoding cobaltochelatase subunit CobN gives MPRRREAIAALEAQAAVWVGQLLAGEPYDPAPGMEAQRVLTWLETRLLPDLRQTPQELTQLLRGLGGHYVPSGPAGAPSRGRPEVLPTGRNFYGVDVRAIPTETAWDVGQRAAQAVIDRYTQDQGEYPRTLALSVWGTATLRTGGDDFAEALALLGVRPVWAGPSRRVVDFEILPLSYLGRPRVDVTLRVSGFFRDSFPHLLDFFSQAVRAVAQLAESPADNPLAAQVAQDTQAFLDQGLPPEPAYLRVFGPKPGSYGAGLQGLIAAQSWETPQDLATAFLNWSGYGYTGAAWGEPARDVLCQRLQNTEIVLHNQDNREHDILDSDDYYQFQGGLTVAIRTLTGENPIIYHGDHSRPPYLKIRTLKEEIQRVYRSRVVNPKWIQAMMRHGYKGAFELAATVDYFFAYDATAQTGADYMYQGMAQAYLFNPQVRAFLTRSNPWALRGMAERFWEAHQRGQWRAVDPELLAKLRRIIHETEALIEQRGQTAQS, from the coding sequence ATGCCCCGGCGCCGGGAAGCTATTGCCGCTCTGGAGGCGCAGGCCGCTGTCTGGGTGGGTCAGCTTTTGGCGGGCGAACCCTACGACCCCGCCCCTGGAATGGAAGCACAACGGGTCTTAACCTGGCTGGAAACCCGCCTATTACCCGATCTGCGGCAAACGCCCCAGGAGCTTACCCAGCTTTTGCGGGGTTTGGGGGGGCATTATGTGCCCAGCGGGCCGGCGGGGGCACCCAGTCGGGGACGGCCAGAGGTACTGCCCACGGGGCGCAATTTTTACGGGGTGGATGTGCGGGCGATACCCACGGAAACCGCCTGGGATGTGGGACAACGGGCGGCGCAGGCGGTGATTGACCGCTACACCCAAGACCAGGGGGAATACCCCCGCACCCTGGCTCTGTCGGTGTGGGGCACGGCGACCCTGCGGACTGGCGGGGATGATTTTGCCGAAGCCTTGGCGCTGTTGGGGGTGCGTCCGGTGTGGGCGGGGCCGAGCCGCCGGGTGGTGGATTTTGAAATTTTACCCCTCAGCTACCTGGGTCGCCCCCGGGTGGATGTGACCCTGCGGGTGTCGGGTTTTTTCCGGGATAGTTTTCCCCACCTGTTGGATTTTTTCTCCCAGGCGGTGCGGGCGGTGGCGCAGTTGGCTGAATCCCCCGCAGATAACCCCTTGGCGGCACAGGTTGCCCAGGATACCCAAGCGTTTCTTGACCAGGGACTGCCGCCGGAACCGGCCTATCTACGGGTGTTTGGCCCCAAACCGGGGAGCTATGGGGCGGGACTCCAGGGCTTAATTGCCGCCCAAAGCTGGGAAACTCCGCAGGATTTGGCGACGGCTTTTTTGAACTGGAGCGGCTACGGTTACACCGGGGCTGCCTGGGGTGAACCGGCGAGGGATGTACTGTGTCAACGTTTACAAAATACGGAAATTGTATTACACAATCAGGATAATCGGGAGCATGACATTTTAGATTCCGATGATTATTACCAATTTCAGGGGGGCTTAACGGTGGCGATTCGCACTTTGACCGGGGAGAATCCCATCATTTACCACGGGGATCACAGCCGCCCCCCCTACCTCAAAATCCGCACCCTGAAGGAAGAAATCCAGCGGGTGTATCGCTCCCGGGTGGTGAACCCCAAGTGGATTCAGGCGATGATGCGCCACGGCTACAAGGGGGCGTTTGAACTGGCGGCGACGGTGGATTATTTTTTTGCCTACGATGCTACGGCTCAGACGGGGGCGGATTATATGTACCAGGGCATGGCGCAGGCGTATTTGTTTAACCCCCAGGTGCGGGCGTTTTTAACCCGTAGCAATCCCTGGGCTTTGCGGGGGATGGCGGAGCGGTTTTGGGAGGCGCACCAACGGGGGCAATGGCGGGCGGTTGACCCGGAATTACTGGCTAAACTGCGGCGAATTATCCACGAGACGGAGGCGCTTATTGAGCAACGGGGACAAACTGCCCAATCGTAG
- a CDS encoding Jag family protein, which yields MTTEQLTRGQVWLQDVLQLTGMAVPVTIDPQRQWLVIETQDPQQVNALLGSQGMVLDALQYLANVNLNLHLPPEEQFPFTLELAGYRAQRQQELEALVTRAAEQVRHTGQEVAIPQLSAAERRQVHTLFQQYDDLETVSRGQEPERYLVVLPKTDTLS from the coding sequence ATGACAACAGAGCAATTAACTCGGGGGCAGGTCTGGCTCCAAGATGTCCTCCAATTAACGGGGATGGCGGTACCGGTGACCATTGACCCGCAACGGCAATGGCTGGTAATCGAAACCCAAGACCCCCAACAGGTGAATGCCCTACTGGGTTCCCAGGGGATGGTGTTGGATGCGTTGCAGTATTTGGCGAATGTGAACTTGAATCTGCACTTGCCGCCGGAGGAGCAATTTCCCTTTACGTTGGAATTGGCCGGGTATCGGGCGCAACGCCAGCAGGAATTGGAAGCCCTGGTCACCCGTGCCGCCGAGCAGGTGCGTCACACGGGGCAGGAAGTGGCGATTCCCCAACTCTCCGCCGCTGAACGCCGTCAGGTACATACTTTGTTTCAGCAGTACGATGACCTGGAAACCGTCAGCCGGGGTCAGGAACCGGAGCGGTATTTGGTGGTCTTACCCAAAACCGACACGCTAAGCTAG
- the psb28 gene encoding photosystem II reaction center protein Psb28, producing the protein MATIQFIRGLDEEAVPEVYLTRAKDGSNGTARFRFDQPKAFDRADASIGDITGMYLVDEEGELVTRDVNAKFLNGQPQAIEARYIMRSPAEWDRFMRFMERYSRNMGLEFNQA; encoded by the coding sequence ATGGCCACAATTCAATTTATCCGTGGGTTGGATGAGGAAGCTGTGCCTGAGGTGTACTTGACCCGGGCGAAGGATGGTAGCAACGGTACTGCCCGATTCCGCTTTGACCAGCCCAAAGCCTTTGACCGAGCCGATGCCAGTATTGGCGACATTACCGGGATGTACCTGGTGGATGAGGAAGGGGAATTGGTCACCCGGGATGTGAATGCCAAATTCCTGAATGGGCAACCCCAGGCGATTGAAGCCCGTTACATTATGCGCTCCCCGGCGGAATGGGATCGGTTTATGCGCTTTATGGAGCGGTATTCCCGGAATATGGGTCTGGAATTTAACCAAGCCTAG
- a CDS encoding hybrid sensor histidine kinase/response regulator, with product MSSTFDNDTLASLMAEARQGFLEEEAPLYVDTLRQGVTAPQWDYDKLMRAAHTLKGGAGTFQMPALQALAHQLEDLLELMGQHSLPAGEPLVRRGVEEISWLLDNVDNPLITGDPALLAAIAELVAQERPTESSPEDELRLVLTGALEDCLQVAEGRLKQGDLGAVGELLENCTFLAQELQLPWLESMIAPLGETASQEIAQQVIAQIRQQRDQQLGVVAVPAPERPLEPEPLPTQEAATVLTHVRLPLKTIEFLANTGGDLLLYLEKLSGQQEQVEVTIRYLKDLVQRFEPVREQMDEVYEQLALQYRATEGTEFDPLEMDRFSALHETLQACQEFVAQISENAEDLDLVTRGAARELVSLRRNLNQIYSESTKARLNPFSILTSPFTDKIQRLAQRYGKQVHCRIEGAEVLLDRVLLEQLKGPLTHLVNNAFDHGIEPPEERRAQGKSTTAEIVLRAQVQGNQALIRIQDDGRGVNLERVYRKAQERGLTQVAFSQLSPEEILDFLFMAGFSTSAQVSELSGRGVGLDAVRTEIRQLGGTVEVASTPGQGTQFTLRLPLAVSLLPLLIVRAQGRQLGFLADSVLDILREIPVAKDFSQPLHMDWQGQDLRVYLPEHLLEYAVPLEPPLAQAILVLRGPQGQPLGLVVDELNEVRQRMVKRVEEIFPLPPYFVGAAVLPSGESIPVLLPSQMRRPGQTGAQPLTPLGAEPMGHKPTILIAEDSVYTRRILSSVLGQAGYEILACRDGYEAWEVLLQNTNKVNLVLTDLEMPRLNGLDLIQSIREHPQVNHLPVVMLTSRTGDRHRAKATSLGVNGYLGKPCNPSELLATIGQFVPVAQ from the coding sequence ATGAGCAGTACCTTTGACAACGACACCCTCGCCAGTTTGATGGCGGAAGCCCGCCAAGGTTTTTTGGAAGAAGAAGCCCCCCTCTACGTTGACACCCTACGCCAAGGGGTCACCGCCCCCCAGTGGGACTACGATAAATTAATGCGGGCGGCGCACACCCTCAAAGGGGGAGCTGGTACCTTCCAAATGCCCGCCCTACAAGCCCTGGCGCATCAACTAGAAGACCTGCTGGAACTGATGGGACAACACAGCCTCCCCGCCGGGGAACCCCTGGTGCGCCGGGGGGTGGAGGAAATTTCCTGGTTGCTGGATAACGTGGACAACCCGCTCATTACCGGCGACCCCGCCCTTTTGGCCGCCATTGCCGAACTCGTTGCCCAGGAACGTCCCACCGAATCCAGCCCGGAGGACGAGCTGCGGCTGGTACTCACCGGGGCTTTGGAGGATTGCCTCCAGGTGGCCGAGGGGCGATTAAAGCAAGGGGATTTGGGTGCGGTCGGTGAATTGCTGGAGAATTGCACCTTTCTTGCCCAGGAATTGCAACTGCCCTGGTTGGAGTCCATGATTGCGCCCCTGGGGGAAACCGCCAGCCAGGAAATTGCCCAGCAGGTGATTGCCCAGATTCGCCAACAGCGGGATCAGCAGTTGGGGGTAGTTGCCGTCCCCGCACCGGAACGCCCTCTGGAACCGGAACCCCTACCGACCCAGGAAGCCGCCACGGTTTTGACCCATGTACGTCTGCCCCTAAAAACCATTGAATTTTTGGCCAACACCGGCGGGGATTTATTGCTCTACTTGGAAAAACTCAGCGGCCAACAGGAGCAGGTAGAGGTCACCATCCGCTATTTGAAAGACCTGGTGCAACGGTTTGAACCGGTGCGGGAGCAAATGGACGAGGTATATGAACAACTAGCCCTCCAATACCGGGCCACCGAAGGCACCGAATTTGACCCCCTGGAGATGGATCGCTTCAGCGCCCTGCACGAAACCCTGCAAGCCTGCCAGGAATTTGTCGCCCAAATCAGCGAAAACGCCGAAGACTTAGACCTGGTGACCCGGGGAGCCGCCCGGGAGTTGGTGAGCCTGCGCCGCAACCTCAACCAAATCTACAGCGAATCCACCAAAGCCCGTCTGAACCCCTTTAGCATCCTCACCAGCCCCTTTACCGACAAAATTCAACGCCTCGCCCAACGCTATGGCAAACAAGTCCATTGCCGCATCGAGGGGGCGGAAGTCCTGCTGGATCGGGTGCTGTTGGAGCAACTCAAAGGCCCCTTGACCCATTTGGTAAACAATGCCTTTGACCACGGCATCGAACCCCCGGAGGAGCGGCGAGCGCAGGGCAAATCCACCACCGCCGAGATTGTTCTGCGCGCCCAGGTGCAGGGCAACCAAGCCCTGATCCGCATCCAGGACGATGGCCGGGGGGTGAACCTAGAGCGGGTGTATCGCAAGGCGCAGGAGCGGGGGCTGACCCAGGTGGCCTTTAGCCAACTCAGCCCGGAAGAAATTTTAGATTTTCTCTTCATGGCGGGATTTTCCACCAGTGCCCAGGTGTCGGAACTCTCCGGGCGGGGCGTAGGATTGGATGCGGTACGCACGGAAATTCGCCAACTGGGGGGGACAGTAGAAGTTGCCTCCACCCCCGGCCAAGGGACCCAATTTACCCTGCGCTTGCCCCTGGCGGTGAGCTTACTGCCCCTGCTGATCGTGCGCGCCCAGGGACGACAGTTGGGTTTTTTAGCCGATAGTGTCCTCGACATCCTGCGGGAAATCCCGGTGGCAAAAGACTTTAGCCAACCCCTGCACATGGATTGGCAGGGACAAGACCTGCGGGTTTATCTGCCGGAGCATCTGCTGGAGTATGCCGTTCCCCTGGAGCCGCCCCTCGCCCAGGCGATTTTGGTACTGCGGGGTCCCCAGGGTCAACCCTTGGGGCTGGTGGTGGATGAACTCAACGAGGTGCGCCAACGGATGGTGAAACGGGTCGAAGAAATTTTCCCCCTGCCGCCCTACTTTGTCGGTGCCGCCGTCCTACCCTCCGGGGAATCCATTCCCGTCCTGCTCCCCAGCCAAATGCGGCGACCCGGCCAAACCGGGGCACAACCCCTCACCCCCCTGGGTGCCGAACCCATGGGCCACAAACCCACGATTCTGATTGCCGAAGATTCCGTTTACACCCGCCGTATCCTCTCCAGCGTGTTGGGGCAAGCCGGTTACGAAATCCTGGCCTGTAGAGATGGATATGAAGCCTGGGAAGTTTTACTGCAAAATACTAACAAAGTAAATCTAGTCCTCACGGATTTAGAAATGCCCCGTTTGAATGGCCTCGACCTGATCCAAAGCATCCGGGAACATCCACAGGTCAACCATTTACCCGTGGTGATGCTAACTTCCCGCACCGGCGACCGCCACCGAGCCAAGGCCACCAGTTTGGGCGTGAACGGCTACCTGGGCAAGCCCTGCAACCCCAGCGAACTATTGGCTACGATTGGGCAGTTTGTCCCCGTTGCTCAATAA
- a CDS encoding S41 family peptidase: MRKTKQKWAGVLVGLTAVGLATPLVAQTTLENNPKGILDEAWQIINTNYVDPGFNRVNWQQVRRDLLSREYSSPAQAYAALRAEVNKLADPYTRFLDPQEFQALVNQTSGEFSGVGVRLKLEEEQEEKRLIIADVVENSPAAKAGIRPGDELVSVAGRAAKGMTLEDASKLIRGPVGSVLRLEVRRAKETLPLQITRAWIETKIVDYALKREQGRVIGLIRLQGFNAHATEQMREAIQSLQRQGAQAYVLDLRGNPGGLLSSSIEITRMWLNQGRIVSTVGRQGEREVFNANGTAFARGPLAILVDHQSASASEIVAGALQDHKRAVVVGSPTFGKALVQSVHRLSDGAGLAVTIAHYYTPSGRDIARKGINPNVTVAVSRAQRQALAQRPADTSIGRDPAYARAVELLTKTTAGTAPKTPSSQSRTPQSPQRNPG; the protein is encoded by the coding sequence ATGCGTAAAACCAAGCAGAAATGGGCAGGGGTACTGGTGGGACTCACCGCCGTCGGGCTGGCAACGCCGCTGGTGGCACAGACCACCCTGGAAAATAATCCCAAGGGCATCCTCGACGAAGCGTGGCAAATTATCAACACCAACTACGTTGACCCCGGTTTCAACCGGGTGAATTGGCAACAAGTACGGCGGGATTTGCTCAGCCGGGAGTACAGTTCCCCCGCCCAGGCCTACGCTGCCCTGCGGGCGGAAGTAAACAAACTGGCCGACCCCTACACCCGCTTTCTCGACCCCCAGGAATTTCAAGCCCTGGTCAACCAAACCTCTGGCGAGTTTTCCGGGGTGGGGGTACGCTTAAAACTGGAGGAAGAACAGGAAGAAAAACGCCTGATCATTGCCGATGTGGTGGAAAATTCCCCGGCGGCCAAGGCGGGCATCCGTCCGGGGGATGAACTGGTCTCCGTGGCCGGTCGCGCCGCCAAAGGCATGACCCTCGAAGATGCCAGCAAATTGATTCGGGGGCCGGTGGGGAGTGTATTACGCCTGGAAGTCCGCCGCGCCAAGGAAACCCTCCCTTTACAAATTACCCGCGCCTGGATTGAAACCAAAATCGTGGATTATGCCCTGAAACGGGAGCAGGGACGGGTGATTGGCCTGATTCGCCTGCAGGGATTCAACGCCCACGCCACGGAGCAAATGCGCGAAGCGATCCAATCGCTCCAACGCCAGGGTGCCCAAGCCTACGTCCTGGATTTGCGGGGCAATCCCGGCGGCCTCCTCAGTTCCAGCATTGAAATTACCCGGATGTGGCTGAACCAGGGGCGCATTGTCAGCACCGTTGGTCGCCAGGGGGAACGGGAAGTCTTCAACGCCAACGGCACGGCCTTTGCCCGCGGCCCCCTCGCCATCCTCGTGGATCACCAATCCGCCAGTGCCAGTGAAATCGTGGCGGGAGCCTTGCAGGATCACAAACGGGCGGTGGTGGTGGGGAGTCCCACCTTTGGTAAAGCTCTGGTGCAATCCGTGCATCGCCTCAGTGATGGGGCGGGCTTGGCGGTGACCATTGCCCATTACTACACTCCCTCCGGTCGGGACATTGCCCGCAAAGGCATCAACCCCAACGTCACGGTGGCAGTGAGTCGTGCCCAACGGCAAGCCCTCGCCCAACGACCGGCGGATACCAGTATAGGTCGGGATCCCGCCTATGCCCGGGCGGTGGAACTACTGACCAAAACCACCGCTGGTACAGCCCCCAAAACTCCCAGTAGCCAAAGCCGCACGCCCCAATCGCCCCAGCGCAACCCCGGCTAG
- a CDS encoding alpha/beta hydrolase: MNLANQPFYHEGTGAGACLLIHGLGGGVYELQTLGERLYQKGWTVRGFNLPGHDQPTSRMPDSTWPQWVECVHAEYQHLCQNYEQVAVVGFSNGGLLALHLASQVTLHRLVLLAPFLGMPLLLYPLIYSIGYVIPSLPRLRLPIADPEMEAQARRVTFFQDFNLTAVRSALELQSMVKQRLSQITVPTLVLQSRQDRVVDPQAAWAGFQGLGSPEKQFHWLTDCDHIITLDRQRERVWQLVGDFLLLPGLPLLE; encoded by the coding sequence ATGAATTTAGCCAATCAACCTTTTTACCATGAGGGTACGGGTGCCGGTGCGTGCCTGCTGATTCATGGCCTCGGCGGGGGGGTGTACGAATTGCAAACCCTGGGGGAACGGCTGTACCAAAAAGGCTGGACAGTGCGGGGGTTCAATCTGCCGGGACATGACCAACCTACGTCTCGGATGCCGGATTCTACTTGGCCGCAGTGGGTGGAATGTGTGCATGCTGAATACCAACACCTGTGCCAGAATTATGAACAGGTGGCGGTGGTGGGCTTTTCCAATGGGGGGTTGTTGGCGTTACACTTGGCATCTCAGGTAACGCTCCACCGTTTGGTTTTGCTGGCTCCTTTTCTGGGGATGCCGTTGCTCCTTTACCCCTTAATTTATAGCATCGGTTATGTGATTCCCAGTTTGCCCCGGTTGCGCTTGCCGATTGCTGACCCGGAGATGGAAGCCCAAGCCCGCCGAGTGACTTTTTTTCAGGATTTTAATTTAACTGCTGTTCGCAGTGCTTTAGAATTACAAAGTATGGTTAAACAACGCTTGTCCCAGATCACCGTTCCCACCCTGGTACTCCAATCCCGGCAAGACCGGGTGGTTGACCCGCAAGCGGCCTGGGCAGGGTTTCAAGGCTTGGGTAGCCCGGAGAAACAATTTCACTGGCTCACGGACTGCGACCATATTATTACCCTGGATCGCCAACGGGAACGGGTATGGCAGTTAGTGGGTGACTTTTTGCTTCTGCCGGGACTGCCATTGCTGGAGTAA
- a CDS encoding transglutaminase TgpA family protein codes for MTWNLTTTHKTCTYALVGIALAALVIANATNLFVNGLFLVLGLVSWFWEPPRIRWEQVAPLWMPLTVGVLVLLVLGTVALKANPLDASLYLLLYLTLAKLFQRERPEDYNQATALSFLVLAATTVYTSDILFGLLFALYVILGVMNFTLYHLRVQVRSHPKAAGQSRLFGPRVMMALFWVAVVTFLMSVGLFFLFPRVGLGFFGRGAGQQEASQGFNDQVNVGDHGRLNQDTRVVMRVEFPEGRPPQIMPLYWRGVSFDRYDGTAWLRTQMDGQLKSAQDQVVELRSPPEGTALIRQDIYLEPSPHLVLFALNPAYRVKLPETVQGLRVQVGNLGEPQDRARIIRQWGRSVYQTRTGDVYYNYGGDVGYQYSAWSRPIFPSANDLRRVDWNLTRQRVQQQWPNEVYLQLPPDFNPKIRELTEEITRTAPTEFDQVQAIQDYLTQNFTYTTDLPNPGDEPPLDAFLFTHQRGHCEYFATAMTVMLRSIGIPARLVNGYLGGRWNQYDQYLAVQAANAHSWVEVPFAGYNWVTFDPTPAGALPQIGGWWSDLADALRFRWNKYVLEYNLDTQMEGVKSVQSWLTPPANRQVQSSDWQTWWRQNGLRVGVVILLTGASGVWGYGHRGRVFRGRDGLGLVLLVGGTGWVAQPLLETWGTALGGGAPALAYVLARYLRWGQAQASVPAISRLYLQLRDELAQQGLPITPEMGPMAVLLMVRASDLPARDVAAQVLETYMNVRFGGQSLSRSEFRSYQQQVQYLLQQWQSRQKQKVTH; via the coding sequence ATGACCTGGAACCTCACCACCACCCACAAAACCTGCACCTATGCTCTGGTGGGAATTGCCTTGGCCGCCCTAGTGATTGCCAATGCCACCAATCTTTTTGTCAATGGCTTATTTTTGGTGCTGGGGTTGGTGAGTTGGTTTTGGGAACCCCCCCGGATTCGTTGGGAGCAGGTCGCCCCCCTGTGGATGCCGTTGACGGTTGGCGTACTGGTATTATTAGTACTGGGAACCGTAGCTCTAAAAGCCAATCCCCTGGATGCGTCTTTATATTTACTGCTTTACCTGACGCTGGCGAAGCTATTTCAGCGGGAACGCCCGGAGGACTATAACCAGGCCACCGCCCTGTCTTTTCTGGTATTGGCGGCGACGACGGTTTATACGAGTGATATTTTATTTGGCCTGTTGTTTGCCCTGTATGTGATTTTGGGGGTGATGAATTTTACCCTGTATCATCTCCGGGTGCAGGTGCGGAGTCATCCCAAGGCGGCGGGGCAGTCCCGGCTGTTTGGTCCCAGGGTGATGATGGCGTTGTTTTGGGTCGCTGTCGTTACGTTTTTGATGTCCGTGGGCTTATTTTTCCTGTTTCCGCGGGTGGGTCTGGGCTTTTTTGGCCGGGGGGCGGGGCAACAGGAGGCCAGCCAAGGCTTTAATGACCAGGTGAATGTGGGGGATCACGGCCGGCTGAATCAGGACACCCGGGTGGTGATGCGGGTGGAATTTCCCGAGGGTCGCCCGCCCCAAATCATGCCCCTGTACTGGCGGGGGGTGAGTTTTGACCGGTATGATGGCACCGCTTGGTTGCGAACCCAGATGGATGGGCAGTTGAAATCCGCCCAGGATCAGGTGGTGGAACTGCGGTCACCGCCGGAGGGGACAGCCCTGATTCGCCAGGATATTTACCTGGAACCGTCCCCCCATTTGGTGCTGTTTGCCCTGAATCCCGCCTATCGGGTGAAACTGCCGGAGACGGTGCAGGGACTGCGGGTGCAGGTGGGGAATCTGGGGGAGCCGCAAGACCGCGCCAGAATTATCCGGCAATGGGGGCGTTCAGTCTATCAGACCCGCACGGGGGATGTGTATTACAACTATGGGGGTGATGTGGGTTATCAGTACTCGGCCTGGAGCCGTCCCATTTTCCCCAGTGCGAACGATTTGCGGCGGGTGGACTGGAATTTAACCCGGCAACGGGTGCAACAGCAATGGCCGAATGAGGTTTATCTCCAGTTGCCCCCGGATTTCAATCCGAAAATTCGGGAACTGACCGAGGAAATCACCCGCACGGCACCCACGGAATTTGATCAGGTGCAGGCGATTCAGGATTATCTCACCCAAAATTTCACCTACACCACTGACCTGCCCAACCCTGGCGATGAGCCGCCCCTGGATGCGTTTTTGTTCACCCATCAACGGGGGCACTGCGAATACTTTGCCACGGCCATGACGGTGATGCTCCGCAGTATCGGCATTCCCGCCCGTTTGGTGAATGGGTATTTGGGGGGACGGTGGAATCAGTATGACCAGTATCTGGCGGTACAGGCGGCCAATGCCCACAGTTGGGTGGAGGTGCCCTTCGCCGGGTACAACTGGGTGACCTTTGACCCGACTCCGGCGGGAGCTTTGCCCCAAATTGGTGGGTGGTGGTCGGATTTGGCCGATGCCCTGCGCTTCCGGTGGAATAAGTACGTGCTGGAGTACAACCTGGATACCCAGATGGAAGGGGTAAAGAGCGTCCAGTCCTGGCTCACACCCCCGGCCAATAGGCAAGTGCAAAGCTCCGATTGGCAAACCTGGTGGCGACAAAATGGCCTGCGGGTGGGGGTGGTGATCCTGCTAACCGGGGCGAGCGGGGTTTGGGGTTATGGCCACCGGGGGCGAGTTTTCCGGGGACGAGATGGCCTGGGCTTGGTGCTACTGGTGGGGGGCACCGGCTGGGTGGCGCAACCGTTGCTGGAAACCTGGGGAACGGCTCTGGGGGGTGGGGCACCGGCATTGGCCTATGTGCTGGCCCGTTATCTGCGCTGGGGGCAGGCGCAGGCAAGCGTACCGGCTATTTCTCGTTTGTATTTACAACTGCGGGACGAATTAGCCCAACAGGGTTTACCAATTACCCCGGAGATGGGGCCGATGGCGGTTCTGCTCATGGTGCGAGCCAGTGATTTACCGGCACGGGACGTGGCCGCCCAGGTGCTGGAAACCTACATGAATGTCCGCTTTGGTGGGCAATCTCTCAGCCGTTCCGAGTTTCGCAGTTATCAACAACAGGTGCAGTATTTACTCCAGCAATGGCAGTCCCGGCAGAAGCAAAAAGTCACCCACTAA
- a CDS encoding HD domain-containing protein, translated as MGQTRTYHDPVHGAITLDRRDPVEQLLVRLIDTVPFQRLRRVRQLGAASFTFHGAEGSRFTHSLGVLWVARRVFDRLQNNYPELKNHRAVVLVAALLHDLGHGPYSHTGEEMFQFHHEFWTSKILFYDPDIRQILDEFSSDLGQKILQIYQNIYPLKFVCQWVSGQLDCDRLDYLMRDSYLTGAAYGRLDLDRIVAAVDYDPDAGTLVVHPKSLAAIEHYLVVRYFMYAQVYNHRKNVAVTWMLCRLIERAKLYPEKLYCDATMTRWLTQPIDCLELRDYLAADDDVLNYHIHRWTGADDGILADLCQRFLQRNLFKIVEITPYCEAVQQKLLNQTREAVQKLGWDDHYYCGLHRRSIRGYTLYQKGILVQTAQGVQEINELSPLVQSLSQAQTRAWLIYPRELNASIMAWL; from the coding sequence ATGGGGCAAACCCGTACCTACCATGACCCAGTACACGGGGCGATCACCCTTGACCGGCGTGACCCGGTGGAGCAATTACTCGTTCGGTTGATTGATACTGTCCCCTTTCAACGCCTGCGGCGGGTGCGGCAGTTGGGGGCGGCGAGTTTTACCTTTCACGGGGCGGAGGGTTCCCGGTTTACCCATTCCCTGGGGGTGTTGTGGGTGGCGCGGCGGGTTTTTGACCGCTTACAAAATAATTACCCGGAGTTAAAAAATCATCGGGCAGTAGTTTTAGTGGCCGCTTTGTTGCACGATTTGGGACATGGCCCCTACAGTCATACGGGGGAAGAAATGTTCCAGTTTCACCATGAATTTTGGACGAGTAAAATTTTATTTTATGACCCGGATATTCGCCAGATTTTAGATGAGTTTTCTTCGGATTTAGGGCAAAAAATTCTGCAAATTTATCAAAATATTTACCCCCTAAAATTTGTCTGCCAATGGGTATCAGGACAGTTAGATTGTGACCGATTGGACTATCTGATGCGGGATAGTTATCTCACAGGGGCGGCCTATGGACGATTGGATTTAGACCGCATTGTGGCCGCCGTTGACTATGACCCAGATGCAGGAACTTTGGTGGTACATCCAAAAAGTTTGGCCGCCATTGAGCATTATTTGGTGGTGCGCTATTTCATGTACGCCCAGGTGTACAATCATCGTAAAAATGTAGCGGTTACTTGGATGTTGTGCCGCCTGATTGAACGGGCAAAGTTATATCCAGAAAAACTATATTGTGATGCAACCATGACCCGGTGGCTCACTCAACCGATTGACTGTTTAGAATTAAGGGATTATTTGGCCGCTGATGATGATGTTTTGAATTATCATATCCACCGATGGACTGGGGCTGATGATGGCATTTTGGCCGATTTGTGTCAGCGGTTTTTGCAACGAAATTTATTCAAAATCGTAGAGATTACCCCCTATTGTGAGGCAGTTCAACAAAAATTGCTCAACCAAACCCGTGAAGCTGTCCAAAAATTGGGTTGGGATGATCATTATTACTGTGGTTTGCATCGCCGCTCGATTCGGGGTTATACGCTGTATCAAAAGGGGATTTTGGTGCAGACCGCCCAAGGGGTGCAGGAAATCAATGAGCTATCGCCTTTAGTCCAATCCCTGAGCCAAGCCCAGACCCGTGCCTGGTTAATTTATCCCCGGGAGTTGAACGCCAGCATCATGGCATGGTTGTAG